A stretch of the Pseudomonas helvetica genome encodes the following:
- a CDS encoding dihydroorotase, with the protein MSSVLIRNARLVNEGREFDADLLVDHGRIVKIASSIEGENATLEIDANGQWLLPGMIDDQVHFRDPGAPNKGSIHTESRAAVAGGITSFMDMPNTRPATLTLDALAEKKRRAAIHSVANYGFHFGVSNDNLDTVAALNPCEVAGVKVFMGASTGNMLVDDPKILERLFAEVPTILLAHCEHTPSIQTNENNLAELFGENIPVAAHPLIRDAEACFRSSSMAVDLAKRHGTRLHVLHLTTARELALFEDKPLKEKHISAEVCLHHLLFDDRDYLRLGNLIKCNPAIKTQADRDALRQALLSSRLDIIGSDHAPHTWAEKQLPYRQAPSGLPLVQHALPALLELVADQLIPLTTLVAKTSHRVADLFAIPDRGYLREGYWADLVLIKPEPAGKAVSRQPILAQCGWTPFAGQHFRHSVSTTLVSGQIAWHAERLNEDCQGLPLRFMR; encoded by the coding sequence ATGAGCAGCGTGCTGATTCGCAACGCCCGACTGGTCAATGAAGGCCGCGAGTTCGACGCCGATCTGCTGGTGGATCACGGGCGCATTGTGAAGATCGCCAGCAGCATCGAAGGTGAAAACGCGACGCTGGAAATCGACGCCAATGGCCAATGGTTGCTGCCGGGAATGATCGACGACCAGGTGCACTTTCGTGATCCGGGTGCACCGAACAAAGGCAGCATCCATACCGAATCGCGGGCAGCCGTAGCGGGGGGTATCACCAGTTTCATGGACATGCCCAACACCCGACCGGCAACCCTGACGCTCGATGCACTGGCCGAAAAAAAGCGCCGGGCGGCGATCCACTCGGTGGCCAATTACGGCTTTCACTTCGGCGTCAGCAACGACAACCTCGACACTGTCGCAGCTCTCAACCCCTGCGAGGTCGCCGGGGTCAAAGTCTTCATGGGCGCCTCCACCGGCAACATGCTGGTGGACGACCCGAAAATTCTTGAACGGCTTTTTGCCGAGGTTCCGACGATCCTGCTAGCCCATTGCGAACACACGCCAAGCATTCAGACCAACGAAAACAACCTTGCCGAACTGTTCGGGGAGAACATTCCCGTTGCGGCTCATCCGCTGATTCGCGATGCCGAGGCGTGCTTTCGCTCCTCCTCAATGGCGGTCGATCTGGCCAAACGACACGGCACTCGATTGCATGTTTTGCACCTGACCACTGCTCGCGAACTGGCCTTGTTCGAAGACAAACCGCTGAAGGAAAAACACATCAGCGCCGAAGTCTGCCTGCATCACTTGCTGTTCGATGATCGCGACTATCTGCGCCTGGGTAATCTCATCAAGTGCAACCCGGCGATCAAGACTCAAGCTGACCGCGATGCATTGCGCCAAGCGTTGCTCAGCAGCCGACTGGACATCATCGGCAGCGACCACGCGCCCCACACCTGGGCTGAAAAACAGTTGCCCTACCGACAGGCACCTTCCGGGTTGCCGCTGGTACAACACGCCCTCCCCGCGCTGCTGGAACTGGTGGCCGATCAGTTGATTCCACTGACCACCCTGGTGGCCAAAACCAGCCATCGCGTGGCCGATCTGTTTGCCATACCGGATCGCGGTTACCTGCGTGAAGGTTATTGGGCCGACCTCGTTTTGATCAAACCAGAGCCTGCCGGCAAAGCTGTTTCCCGGCAGCCGATTCTCGCTCAATGCGGCTGGACACCGTTCGCCGGGCAGCACTTTCGACACAGCGTCAGCACGACATTGGTTTCGGGGCAAATTGCCTGGCACGCCGAACGTCTAAATGAAGACTGTCAGGGTTTGCCCTTACGGTTTATGCGTTGA
- a CDS encoding glutamine synthetase, with the protein MHNALKCTLLSLSLLFAANACAQASSQAKCTRSANLLACVDPDGNTYSVATAGSTTYMRGFEVSGKRYWAQTSSRYGQLTFFTGLASDGEAWVGYSRRVGWTTLNRFSSSGGSSGKFTCSRLTGC; encoded by the coding sequence ATGCACAACGCCTTGAAATGCACACTGTTGAGCCTTTCGCTGTTGTTCGCGGCAAACGCCTGCGCGCAGGCATCGAGCCAGGCGAAGTGCACGCGCAGCGCCAATCTGCTGGCCTGCGTGGACCCGGACGGCAACACTTACAGCGTCGCCACGGCGGGCAGCACGACCTACATGCGCGGGTTTGAAGTGAGCGGTAAACGCTATTGGGCGCAAACCAGCAGCCGTTACGGCCAACTGACGTTCTTCACCGGTTTGGCATCGGATGGAGAAGCCTGGGTCGGTTACAGCCGCCGCGTTGGCTGGACCACCCTCAATCGGTTTTCCAGCTCCGGCGGTTCCAGCGGCAAGTTCACCTGTAGCCGACTGACGGGCTGCTAG
- a CDS encoding metal ABC transporter permease: MLVAAQLWQPFHEFVFMRRALIGGLVLACSTAPLGVFLILRRMSLIGDAVAHGILPGAALGFWFAGLSLPALTIGGLGAGLSMAGLAAWITRRTGLREDASLAAIYPISLASGVLILGIAGKRLDLLHLLFGSALAVDGPTLTGMLWVSGISLIAMALIYRPLLLDTLDPLFLQTVSRLGPLAHGVFLTLVVLNLVIGFQAIGALMVVGLMMLPAAASRFWSRHLPMLMAIAGLLGCLSVWFGLLLSFYYSLPSGPAIVLVAGALYLLSVVFGPVHGLLRRPPLLTSQ; encoded by the coding sequence ATGCTCGTCGCTGCGCAACTTTGGCAACCGTTCCACGAATTCGTGTTCATGCGCCGAGCTCTAATCGGCGGTCTGGTATTGGCTTGCAGCACCGCACCGCTTGGGGTGTTTCTGATCCTGAGGCGCATGAGCCTGATCGGCGACGCCGTGGCTCACGGCATCTTGCCTGGCGCCGCATTAGGGTTTTGGTTCGCCGGTTTGAGCTTGCCAGCACTGACCATCGGTGGCCTCGGCGCGGGGCTGAGCATGGCCGGATTGGCAGCGTGGATCACTCGCCGCACTGGCCTTCGGGAGGACGCCAGCCTGGCGGCGATCTACCCCATCTCGCTGGCCAGTGGCGTGCTGATTCTGGGGATAGCCGGCAAACGCCTCGACTTGCTCCACCTGTTGTTCGGCTCGGCATTGGCTGTCGATGGCCCAACATTAACCGGCATGCTCTGGGTCTCGGGGATCAGCCTGATCGCCATGGCGCTGATCTATCGGCCACTGCTGCTGGACACCCTCGACCCACTGTTTCTGCAAACCGTCAGCCGTCTTGGCCCTTTGGCACACGGCGTGTTTTTGACCCTGGTGGTGCTGAATCTGGTGATCGGTTTCCAGGCCATCGGCGCACTGATGGTGGTCGGTTTGATGATGTTGCCGGCCGCTGCTTCACGCTTCTGGAGCCGTCACTTGCCAATGTTGATGGCCATCGCCGGGCTGCTCGGCTGTCTCTCGGTATGGTTCGGTCTGTTGCTGTCGTTCTACTACTCGCTGCCCAGCGGCCCGGCCATCGTGCTGGTAGCCGGCGCGTTGTACCTGCTATCCGTGGTGTTCGGTCCGGTGCACGGACTGCTGCGGCGCCCGCCTTTGCTCACGTCCCAATGA
- a CDS encoding DUF3617 domain-containing protein, whose amino-acid sequence MNVRLLGLAMAVGLSLPVVAQAQMLQPGLWELTSSNMKVDDQNLPDLQLILNQLGSQMTPAQKAALEKQGITMGGKGIRVCLTQAQVQSDTIPLQDPQSGCTQQVTDRSGNQWKFRFSCPKAQGAGVATFLSDREFNTTVNGTFNATGIQQKGSMDTRAVWLGQDCGTVKPRA is encoded by the coding sequence ATGAACGTACGTCTGCTGGGTTTGGCCATGGCTGTTGGCTTGTCACTTCCTGTGGTCGCTCAGGCGCAGATGCTGCAACCGGGTTTGTGGGAGTTGACCTCAAGCAACATGAAGGTCGATGACCAGAACCTCCCGGATCTGCAGTTGATCCTTAACCAGTTGGGCAGCCAGATGACGCCGGCACAAAAGGCTGCACTGGAGAAACAGGGCATCACCATGGGGGGTAAAGGGATTCGTGTGTGCCTGACCCAGGCACAGGTTCAATCCGACACCATTCCCCTGCAAGACCCACAGTCAGGCTGCACGCAGCAGGTCACCGACCGCAGCGGCAACCAGTGGAAATTCCGCTTCAGCTGCCCGAAAGCCCAGGGCGCCGGTGTTGCTACGTTCCTTAGCGATCGCGAATTCAACACCACGGTCAACGGCACGTTCAACGCCACCGGCATTCAGCAAAAGGGCAGCATGGATACACGCGCCGTGTGGCTGGGACAGGATTGCGGAACGGTCAAACCTCGCGCTTGA
- a CDS encoding N-acetylmuramoyl-L-alanine amidase, translating to MHRRQLLNLLLASAALVLPFGVSATQIRNARLWRSDDKLRLVLDLSGPVQYKTFSLSAPERLIIDLSGAQLSGDFSQLALTNTVIRSIRSGHFGQGDTRIVLDLTGPVRLNSFQLPPQDGQGHRLVLDLLNAAPVQIAAAAPLVQRETPADKAHPKRDIIVVVDPGHGGKDPGAIGAKGEREKDVVLSIAQLLAKRLKREKGFDVKLVRNDDFFVPLRKRVEIARTHKADMFISVHADAAPRLTASGASVYALSEGGATSATARFMAQRENGADLLGASSLLNLKDKDPMLAGVILDMSMNATIAASLQLGSTVLGSLAGITTLHQKRVEQAGFAVLKSPDVPSILVETGFISNARDSQRLVTARHQKAVADGLFEGLQRYFQKNPPLNSYMAWQQSQQKSQV from the coding sequence ATGCACAGGCGACAATTGCTCAACCTGTTGTTGGCCAGCGCTGCGCTGGTTTTACCCTTCGGCGTGTCGGCCACGCAGATCCGCAATGCACGGCTCTGGCGTTCGGATGACAAGCTTCGCCTGGTACTCGATCTGAGCGGACCGGTGCAGTACAAAACCTTCTCGTTGAGCGCGCCCGAGCGACTGATCATCGACTTGAGCGGTGCGCAGCTCAGCGGTGACTTCAGCCAATTGGCGCTCACCAACACGGTGATTCGTTCGATCCGTTCCGGGCACTTCGGACAAGGCGATACGCGGATCGTGCTCGACCTTACCGGTCCAGTGCGGCTCAATAGTTTTCAACTGCCGCCACAGGACGGGCAGGGCCATCGTCTGGTGCTCGACCTGCTCAACGCCGCGCCCGTGCAGATCGCTGCGGCGGCACCTTTGGTCCAGCGTGAAACACCGGCTGACAAGGCTCACCCCAAGCGCGACATCATCGTCGTGGTCGACCCCGGTCATGGTGGCAAGGACCCCGGCGCAATTGGTGCCAAAGGCGAGCGCGAAAAAGATGTGGTGCTGTCCATCGCACAATTGCTGGCCAAGCGATTGAAGCGCGAGAAAGGTTTTGATGTGAAATTGGTGCGCAACGACGACTTCTTCGTGCCGCTACGCAAGCGCGTGGAGATCGCCCGTACGCACAAGGCTGACATGTTCATCTCGGTGCACGCTGACGCGGCGCCACGGCTCACGGCTTCTGGCGCTTCGGTTTATGCATTGTCCGAAGGTGGCGCGACTTCGGCCACGGCGCGCTTCATGGCGCAACGGGAAAACGGCGCGGACTTGCTGGGGGCAAGCAGTCTGCTCAACTTGAAGGACAAGGATCCGATGCTCGCCGGGGTGATTCTCGACATGTCGATGAACGCCACTATCGCCGCCAGTTTGCAGCTTGGCAGCACGGTACTTGGCAGCCTGGCAGGCATTACCACGTTGCATCAGAAACGTGTGGAACAGGCCGGATTTGCGGTGCTGAAGTCACCGGATGTGCCATCGATCCTGGTCGAGACCGGCTTCATTTCCAACGCCCGCGACAGCCAACGGCTGGTGACGGCGCGGCATCAAAAGGCGGTAGCCGACGGACTTTTTGAAGGTTTGCAGCGCTATTTTCAGAAGAATCCGCCGCTAAACAGTTACATGGCCTGGCAACAGTCGCAGCAAAAATCGCAGGTCTAG
- a CDS encoding metal ABC transporter substrate-binding protein, whose product MRALLVLFSVWLSMSLSTASAAEKLPVVTSFSILADMVHQVGGEHIQITNMVGPDADAHTYEPTPDDAKALLKAKLIFKNGLGFEPWLDRMVASTATKTPVITASRGVIPRTMNENGETLPDPHAWHNLANTELYVNNITKALIAADPANKSDYEHNSQTYLKQIYRLLAEAKAKLGALPPGNRKIVTSHDAFGYLGQAYGIDFMAPQGLSTEREPSAAEVAALITQIRQAKVKAVFMENIKDARLLKQIADEGGAHIGGTLYSDALAAEGPASTFSGLFKYNLNTLYNALSTP is encoded by the coding sequence ATGCGCGCTCTACTCGTGCTATTCAGTGTGTGGTTGTCGATGTCGCTTTCAACGGCATCGGCAGCCGAAAAGCTCCCGGTGGTCACCAGCTTCAGCATCCTTGCCGACATGGTTCATCAGGTCGGCGGCGAACACATCCAGATCACCAACATGGTCGGCCCGGACGCTGACGCTCATACCTACGAGCCCACTCCGGACGACGCCAAGGCCCTGCTCAAAGCCAAGCTGATCTTCAAGAACGGCCTCGGTTTCGAGCCGTGGCTGGACCGCATGGTTGCCAGCACTGCCACCAAAACCCCAGTAATCACCGCTAGCCGCGGGGTGATTCCAAGGACCATGAACGAGAACGGCGAGACCCTCCCCGACCCGCATGCCTGGCACAATCTGGCGAATACCGAACTCTATGTGAACAACATCACCAAGGCGCTGATCGCCGCAGACCCGGCGAACAAATCCGACTATGAACACAACAGCCAGACCTACCTGAAACAGATCTATCGTCTGCTGGCCGAAGCCAAAGCCAAGCTCGGCGCATTGCCTCCGGGCAACCGCAAGATCGTTACGTCTCATGACGCCTTCGGCTATCTGGGTCAAGCGTACGGCATCGACTTCATGGCACCTCAAGGCCTGTCCACCGAACGCGAACCGTCTGCCGCCGAAGTGGCCGCATTGATCACCCAGATCCGTCAGGCCAAGGTCAAAGCGGTGTTCATGGAAAACATCAAGGACGCCCGCCTGCTCAAGCAAATCGCCGATGAAGGCGGCGCGCACATTGGCGGCACCCTGTACTCGGATGCACTCGCCGCCGAAGGTCCGGCCAGCACCTTTTCCGGGCTGTTCAAATACAACCTCAACACGCTTTACAACGCCTTGAGCACGCCATGA
- the folE2 gene encoding GTP cyclohydrolase FolE2 — protein sequence MNALTLPDIAAQASRQALPLEWVGMCGIALPVVFDGQRLSARADAGVSLDDGEARGIHMSRLYLALEMLEQESLTPALLRQVLQRFLDSHEGLSNAAYLRIHADLLLKRPALISPLAGWKSYPISIEARLENTVFHVELKIEVLYSSTCPCSAALSRQLIQQQFIDDFANKPLQHADVLTWLGSSKGIVATPHSQRSSAQLRLRLDDYLDDLPLIAAINDAEAALGTAVQTAVKRADEQAFALANGQNLMFCEDAARRLNLALKRSPGIKAFQLRVVHAESLHAHDAVAESRWNWEAA from the coding sequence ATGAATGCGCTGACTTTGCCGGATATCGCCGCGCAGGCCTCACGCCAAGCCTTGCCACTCGAATGGGTGGGCATGTGCGGCATTGCTCTTCCTGTTGTGTTCGACGGTCAGCGATTAAGCGCAAGAGCCGACGCGGGCGTCAGTCTCGATGATGGCGAAGCGCGTGGCATTCATATGTCGCGGCTGTATCTGGCGCTGGAGATGCTGGAGCAAGAAAGCCTCACCCCGGCGTTATTGCGGCAAGTTCTGCAACGTTTCCTCGACAGCCACGAGGGTTTATCCAATGCCGCTTACCTGCGCATTCACGCTGATTTACTGCTCAAACGCCCAGCCCTGATCAGCCCTTTGGCCGGCTGGAAAAGCTATCCGATCAGCATCGAAGCGCGCTTGGAAAACACAGTGTTCCACGTGGAACTTAAAATTGAAGTTCTTTATTCGTCCACATGCCCCTGTTCAGCCGCACTGTCGAGACAACTTATTCAGCAGCAATTCATCGATGACTTTGCCAACAAGCCGTTGCAGCACGCCGACGTTTTGACTTGGCTCGGATCATCAAAAGGCATCGTCGCGACGCCCCACAGCCAACGCAGCAGTGCGCAATTGCGGCTACGACTGGATGACTATCTGGACGATCTGCCCTTGATCGCGGCGATCAATGATGCGGAAGCCGCGCTCGGCACCGCCGTTCAAACCGCAGTAAAGCGTGCCGACGAACAAGCCTTCGCTCTCGCGAATGGCCAGAACCTGATGTTCTGCGAAGACGCTGCACGACGTTTGAATCTGGCGTTGAAACGCTCTCCCGGCATCAAGGCATTTCAGTTGCGCGTGGTTCACGCTGAAAGTCTGCACGCCCACGATGCAGTCGCTGAAAGTCGTTGGAACTGGGAGGCCGCATGA
- a CDS encoding DapH/DapD/GlmU-related protein, with protein MIRKNPSGDLPRIAESAYVDKTAIICGKVVIGENVFVGPYAVIRADEVDDSGEMEPITIGANSNIQDGVVIHSKSGAAVTIGEFSSIAHRSIVHGPCTVGNRVFIGFNSVLFNCAVGDGCVVRHNSVVDGRDLPADFYVPSTTRIGPKTDLSQFPPVSISASEFSEDVARTNVDLVRGYKALQNEF; from the coding sequence ATGATCCGCAAGAACCCGTCCGGCGATTTGCCGCGGATTGCCGAGTCCGCCTACGTCGATAAAACCGCGATCATCTGCGGCAAGGTAGTGATTGGCGAGAACGTCTTCGTCGGTCCTTATGCGGTGATTCGCGCTGATGAAGTCGATGACTCGGGCGAGATGGAACCGATCACCATCGGCGCCAACTCGAACATTCAGGATGGTGTGGTGATCCACTCCAAATCCGGTGCAGCGGTGACCATCGGCGAGTTCAGTTCCATCGCTCACCGCTCCATCGTCCATGGCCCGTGCACCGTCGGGAACCGGGTGTTCATCGGTTTCAACAGCGTGCTGTTCAACTGTGCGGTCGGCGACGGCTGCGTGGTACGGCACAACTCGGTGGTCGACGGGCGAGACTTGCCGGCCGACTTCTATGTGCCGTCCACCACACGCATCGGCCCCAAAACCGACTTGTCGCAGTTTCCGCCGGTCAGCATCAGCGCCTCAGAGTTTTCTGAGGACGTGGCGCGCACCAACGTCGATCTGGTGCGCGGCTACAAAGCCCTGCAGAACGAGTTTTGA
- a CDS encoding ATP-binding cassette domain-containing protein — MIRCQGLRWGAPGQPLTPALDFDLPGGSLTAIIGANGSGKSSLLKVIAGLQKPLAGKVALDVSPRGGLSFLPQQQHLDRQFPISLQELVSAGFWGNKQTPDVRRQRLDSVLNDWCLNGLEQRPLMALSGGELQRALLARLSLAEAPLLLLDEPHAALDELGQALLWKHIHSWHNEGRTLVVVCHDLAAVRQHIPQALLIKSSGCVLAPSRELILQQPHTQVA; from the coding sequence ATGATTCGCTGCCAAGGGCTCCGCTGGGGTGCGCCCGGTCAACCGCTCACTCCCGCCCTCGATTTCGATTTACCCGGCGGAAGCCTGACCGCAATCATCGGTGCCAACGGCTCGGGCAAAAGCAGCTTGCTGAAAGTCATCGCCGGTCTGCAAAAGCCGCTGGCTGGCAAAGTTGCTCTCGACGTTTCACCACGGGGTGGCTTGTCCTTTTTGCCACAACAACAGCACCTCGACCGACAGTTCCCCATCAGCCTGCAAGAGTTGGTGAGTGCCGGATTCTGGGGCAACAAACAAACTCCGGACGTTCGCCGCCAACGCCTCGACAGCGTGCTGAACGACTGGTGTCTGAACGGTTTGGAACAACGCCCGTTGATGGCGCTGTCGGGCGGCGAATTGCAACGCGCCCTGCTCGCTCGTCTGAGCCTCGCCGAAGCGCCACTGTTGCTGCTCGACGAACCTCACGCCGCACTGGACGAACTCGGCCAGGCGCTGCTGTGGAAACACATCCACAGCTGGCACAACGAGGGCCGAACGCTGGTCGTGGTGTGTCATGACCTGGCTGCGGTTCGCCAACACATTCCTCAAGCATTGCTGATCAAAAGCTCGGGCTGTGTCCTGGCGCCGAGCCGTGAACTGATCCTCCAGCAACCACATACGCAGGTGGCGTAA
- a CDS encoding His/Gly/Thr/Pro-type tRNA ligase C-terminal domain-containing protein — MIHITLPDGSLREYDQPLSVFEVAASIGIGLAKAAVAGRVNGTLVDCAFVISQDARVNIVTPQEPEGLEILRRSCVCLLAMAIRQLYTEVKLYAGAVVGDGFYCELTHEQSLQLDDLKLIEARMYALATTNHSINYVLSQSRQGNFEEMGDGPYVPSTRVLQAFTLAHLCGTSRQRIYGVCWASQQELDEWRAPQQVVVVNIDERQIGYAQSVTEALRRAGFRANSDLRKKNIGNKIRHHTLLAVPYLLVIGDKEMDGGFVSLRSGKGEDFGRMSVEVVCERLRIEVDAVAGKAAALPAIEIKREV; from the coding sequence ATGATTCACATCACCCTGCCTGACGGCTCGCTGCGCGAGTACGACCAACCACTCTCGGTATTTGAAGTTGCAGCCAGCATTGGTATTGGCCTGGCTAAAGCGGCGGTCGCCGGCCGGGTGAATGGCACGCTGGTGGATTGTGCATTCGTGATCAGTCAGGACGCACGGGTGAACATCGTCACACCGCAGGAACCGGAAGGTCTGGAGATCCTTCGCCGGTCTTGCGTGTGCTTGTTGGCGATGGCGATCAGGCAGCTCTATACCGAGGTAAAGCTGTACGCAGGTGCGGTTGTCGGTGATGGTTTTTACTGTGAACTTACCCACGAACAATCGTTACAGCTTGACGACCTGAAGCTGATCGAAGCGCGGATGTACGCCCTGGCAACCACCAACCACTCGATCAATTACGTGCTGTCGCAATCTCGGCAGGGGAACTTCGAAGAGATGGGTGATGGTCCGTACGTACCTTCAACCAGAGTATTGCAGGCGTTCACCCTGGCCCATCTTTGCGGAACATCGCGGCAACGGATTTACGGCGTGTGCTGGGCTAGTCAGCAGGAGCTCGATGAATGGCGAGCCCCGCAACAGGTAGTCGTCGTGAACATCGATGAGCGTCAGATCGGCTACGCACAATCAGTCACCGAAGCACTGCGTCGCGCAGGTTTTCGCGCCAACTCCGATCTACGCAAGAAAAACATCGGGAACAAGATTCGCCACCACACTCTGCTGGCGGTGCCCTACTTGCTGGTGATCGGTGACAAGGAAATGGACGGCGGATTCGTCAGTTTGCGCAGCGGCAAGGGCGAGGATTTTGGGCGGATGAGTGTTGAAGTGGTGTGTGAGCGGCTGCGGATCGAAGTGGACGCTGTCGCTGGCAAGGCCGCAGCCTTGCCAGCAATAGAGATCAAGCGCGAGGTTTGA